A DNA window from Salvelinus sp. IW2-2015 linkage group LG4q.1:29, ASM291031v2, whole genome shotgun sequence contains the following coding sequences:
- the herpud1 gene encoding homocysteine-responsive endoplasmic reticulum-resident ubiquitin-like domain member 1 protein isoform X2, with translation MDNSGFPNVRQKTITLVIKTPNQAHGDQTIEGVDTDWTVKELKNHLSRVYPNNPTESDQRLIYSGKLLPDQLHVRDIFRKTDLTPTVHLVCAVRTQPRGPLGARPKVREPEPQPSAMPTRQNPEGATPAPSVPTEPELRQRRPGXAEITNPTFPTYSLYSPQQLLWLQHMYARQYYMQYHAAYAAAASAPFAPAAGPSLPAAPHQAAVPAALPNQAPIDNLPANQNAQDGAFINPGAANQNLRMNAQGGPVMEDEEEMDRDWLDWVYTAARLGVFLSIVYFYSSLSRFALVMSSLLLMYLHTAGWFPFRQRPLVRGPNNQVPEVIQNQDRNPVPPAEVPAGEEGAEAEVGPDEPHPLTAVPVPQHRVSIVWSAWIFFKAFFASLIPEAPGVAN, from the exons ATGGACAACAGTGGTTTTCCTAACGTTAGACAAAAGACAATCACTCTTGTGATAAAAACACCGAATCAAGCCCACGGGGATCAAACGATTGAAGGAGTTGACACGGACTGGACAGTGAAAGAGTTGAAGAATCATTTATCGAGGGTGTACCCAAACAACCCG ACTGAAAGCGATCAGAGACTCATTTACTCTGGCAAGCTGCTCCCAGACCAACTGCATGTCAGAGATATTTTCAGAAAG ACGGACCTAACACCCACTGTGCACCTGGTGTGTGCAGTCAGAACTCAGCCCAGAGGTCCACTAGGAGCAAGACCAAAG GTCAGAGAGCCAGAACCACAACCCTCTGCCATGCCAACCAGACAGAACCCAGAGGGTGCCACCCCAGCCCCATCTGTGCCCACTGAACCAGAGCTGAGACAACGCAG GCCAGGGGSAGCAGAGATAACCAACCCAACCTTCCCCACCTACTCCCTCTACAGCCCTCAACAGCTGCTCTGGCTGCAGCACATGTATGCTCGCCAATACTACATGCAGTA CCATGCAGCCTACGCAGCAGCAGCTTCTGCCCCCTTTGCCCCAGCCGCAGGCCCATCCCTGCCTGCTGCTCCCCACCAAGCCGCTGTCCCAGCAGCCCTGCCCAATCAGGCCCCCATTGACAAcctgccagccaatcagaatgcgcAGGACGGCGCCTTTATCAACCCGGGAGCAGCCAATCAGAACCTGAGGATGAATGCCCAGGGTGGGCCTGtgatggaggatgaggaggaaatgGATCGTGATTGGCTGGACTGGGTGTACACGGCTGCCCGTCTGGGAGTGTTTCTCAGTATTGTCTACTTCTACTCCAGCCTGAGCCGCTTCGCCCTTGTCATGAGCAGCCTGCTCCTTATGTACCT gcacACAGCAGGCTGGTTCCCCTTCAGACAAAGGCCCCTGGTCAGAGGTCCAAACAACCAGGTCCCTGAGGTCATCCAGAACCAGGACAGGAACCCAGTGCCACCG GCGGAGGTCCCTGCAGGAGAAGAGGGGGCCGAGGCAGAGGTTGGACCTGATGAACCACACCCCCTGACTGCAGTACCTGTGCCTCAACACAGGGTGTCCATCGTTTGGAGTGCCTGGATCTTCTTCAAAGCCTTCTTTGCCTCCCTCATCCCAGAGGCCCCGGGAGTGGCTAACTGA
- the herpud1 gene encoding homocysteine-responsive endoplasmic reticulum-resident ubiquitin-like domain member 1 protein isoform X1, whose product MDNSGFPNVRQKTITLVIKTPNQAHGDQTIEGVDTDWTVKELKNHLSRVYPNNPTESDQRLIYSGKLLPDQLHVRDIFRKTDLTPTVHLVCAVRTQPRGPLGARPKVREPEPQPSAMPTRQNPEGATPAPSVPTEPELRQRRYTSTSPAPPAWPGTTTPGXAEITNPTFPTYSLYSPQQLLWLQHMYARQYYMQYHAAYAAAASAPFAPAAGPSLPAAPHQAAVPAALPNQAPIDNLPANQNAQDGAFINPGAANQNLRMNAQGGPVMEDEEEMDRDWLDWVYTAARLGVFLSIVYFYSSLSRFALVMSSLLLMYLHTAGWFPFRQRPLVRGPNNQVPEVIQNQDRNPVPPAEVPAGEEGAEAEVGPDEPHPLTAVPVPQHRVSIVWSAWIFFKAFFASLIPEAPGVAN is encoded by the exons ATGGACAACAGTGGTTTTCCTAACGTTAGACAAAAGACAATCACTCTTGTGATAAAAACACCGAATCAAGCCCACGGGGATCAAACGATTGAAGGAGTTGACACGGACTGGACAGTGAAAGAGTTGAAGAATCATTTATCGAGGGTGTACCCAAACAACCCG ACTGAAAGCGATCAGAGACTCATTTACTCTGGCAAGCTGCTCCCAGACCAACTGCATGTCAGAGATATTTTCAGAAAG ACGGACCTAACACCCACTGTGCACCTGGTGTGTGCAGTCAGAACTCAGCCCAGAGGTCCACTAGGAGCAAGACCAAAG GTCAGAGAGCCAGAACCACAACCCTCTGCCATGCCAACCAGACAGAACCCAGAGGGTGCCACCCCAGCCCCATCTGTGCCCACTGAACCAGAGCTGAGACAACGCAGGTACACTTCCACCTCTCCCGCCCCACCCGCATGGCCTGGCACTACAAC GCCAGGGGSAGCAGAGATAACCAACCCAACCTTCCCCACCTACTCCCTCTACAGCCCTCAACAGCTGCTCTGGCTGCAGCACATGTATGCTCGCCAATACTACATGCAGTA CCATGCAGCCTACGCAGCAGCAGCTTCTGCCCCCTTTGCCCCAGCCGCAGGCCCATCCCTGCCTGCTGCTCCCCACCAAGCCGCTGTCCCAGCAGCCCTGCCCAATCAGGCCCCCATTGACAAcctgccagccaatcagaatgcgcAGGACGGCGCCTTTATCAACCCGGGAGCAGCCAATCAGAACCTGAGGATGAATGCCCAGGGTGGGCCTGtgatggaggatgaggaggaaatgGATCGTGATTGGCTGGACTGGGTGTACACGGCTGCCCGTCTGGGAGTGTTTCTCAGTATTGTCTACTTCTACTCCAGCCTGAGCCGCTTCGCCCTTGTCATGAGCAGCCTGCTCCTTATGTACCT gcacACAGCAGGCTGGTTCCCCTTCAGACAAAGGCCCCTGGTCAGAGGTCCAAACAACCAGGTCCCTGAGGTCATCCAGAACCAGGACAGGAACCCAGTGCCACCG GCGGAGGTCCCTGCAGGAGAAGAGGGGGCCGAGGCAGAGGTTGGACCTGATGAACCACACCCCCTGACTGCAGTACCTGTGCCTCAACACAGGGTGTCCATCGTTTGGAGTGCCTGGATCTTCTTCAAAGCCTTCTTTGCCTCCCTCATCCCAGAGGCCCCGGGAGTGGCTAACTGA